The proteins below are encoded in one region of Brassica napus cultivar Da-Ae chromosome A6, Da-Ae, whole genome shotgun sequence:
- the LOC106346235 gene encoding multiple inositol polyphosphate phosphatase 1-like isoform X1 encodes MAMKTVWLIILVCCFFVVSQADQAFDVRHHLSTVTRYSVSKDVTQNLIEGSNVPSECTPIHLNLVARHGTRSPTKKRLRELENLAGRLKELVRNLPSDKVPGWLGKWVSPWKGKVKGGELIRQGEEELYQLGIRVRERFPTLFEEDYHPDVYTIRATQIPRASASAVAFGMGLFSEKGDLGPGRNRAFAVTSENRASDTKLRFFECCQNYKSYRKAKEPAVDKLKEPVLNKITASVVKRHGLSFTKQDVSSLWFLCKQEASLLNVTNQSCELFTPSEVALLEWADDLEVFILKGYGNSLNYKMGVPLLEDVLHSMEEAIKAREENLPAGSYEKARLRFAHAETIVPFSCLLGLFLDASEFEKIQKEKPLELPPQPPKTRDFKGSTMAPFGGNNMLVLYSCPAASSPKYFVQVLHNEHPIAVPGCDGKDFCPLEDFKAKVVTPHLKHAFNNLCNANLDDPKQNHPSGKLSFWSWLVGSSQKTEL; translated from the exons ATGGCGATGAAGACAGTTTGGCTGATCATTCTGGTGTGTTGTTTCTTCGTTGTTTCACAGGCAGATCAAGCTTTTGATGTTCGTCACCACTTATCCACTGTCACCAG ATACTCTGTTTCAAAAGATGTCACACAAAATTTGATTGAAGGGTCAAATGTCCCTAGTGAGTGTACACCTATCCACCTCAACCTTGTG GCTAGGCATGGGACTCGTTCTCCTACTAAGAAAAGGTTGAGGGAACTGGAGAATTTAGCTGGTAGGTTAAAGGAACTTGTAAGGAACTTGCCTTCAGATAAAGTTCCTGGATGGTTAGGGAAGTGGGTTTCTCCTTGGAAGGGGAAAGTGAAAGGCGGGGAGCTGATCAGGCAAGGCGAGGAGGAGTTGTACCAGCTTGGAATCAGGGTTAGGGAACGGTTCCCTACTTTGTTCGAAGAGGATTATCACCCTGATGTCTATACCATAAGAGCTACGCAG ATTCCTCGGGCGTCTGCAAGTGCGGTGGCGTTTGGAATGGGGTTGTTCAGTGAGAAAGGAGACTTGGGACCGGGGCGTAATAGAGCGTTTGCTGTCACTAGTGAGAACCGTGCTAGTGATACCAAGCTGAGGTTTTTTGAGTGTTGTCAAAACTACAAG AGCTATAGAAAAGCTAAAGAGCCTGCTGTGGATAAGCTCAAGGAACCTGTTCTGAATAAGATTACAGCTTCCGTTGTTAAGAGACATGGTTTGAGTTTCACCAAACAGGACGTTTCTTCTCTCTGGTTTCTGTGCAAGCAG gaAGCTTCATTGCTTAATGTAACTAATCAAAGCTGTGAACTTTTCACTCCATCTGAG GTTGCTTTGCTGGAATGGGCAGATGACTTGGAAGTGTTTATTCTCAAAGGTTATGGAAATTCATTGAACTACAAAATGGGAGTTCCATTGCTCGAAGATGTTTTGCATTCCATGGAAGAAGCTATCAAGGCCCGTGAAG AAAATCTCCCAGCTGGAAGTTACGAGAAAGCAAGACTTAGGTTTGCACATGCCGAAACAATAGTCCCCTTCTCTTGTCTTCTTGGACTTTTCCTTGATGCATCTG AGTTTGAGAAAATACAGAAGGAGAAACCATTGGAACTCCCTCCTCAGCCTCCTAAAACCAGGGACTTTAAAGGCAGCACCATGGCTCCTTTCGGTGGGAACAACATGCTTGTCCTCTACAGTTGTCCTGCAGCTTCCTCGCCTAAGTACTTCGTCCAGGTTCTGCACAACGAGCATCCTATTGCAGTTCCA GGTTGTGATGGAAAAGACTTCTGTCCTCTTGAAGATTTCAAG GCCAAAGTGGTGACCCCTCATCTCAAGCATGCTTTTAACAACCTTTGCAATGCTAATCTAGATGACCCTAAACAGAACCATCCATCAGGTAAGTTATCTTTTTGGAGCTGGCTGGTTGGGTCGAGCCAAAAAACCGAGCTCTAA
- the LOC106346235 gene encoding multiple inositol polyphosphate phosphatase 1-like isoform X2, with product MAMKTVWLIILVCCFFVVSQADQAFDVRHHLSTVTRYSVSKDVTQNLIEGSNVPSECTPIHLNLVARHGTRSPTKKRLRELENLAGRLKELVRNLPSDKVPGWLGKWVSPWKGKVKGGELIRQGEEELYQLGIRVRERFPTLFEEDYHPDVYTIRATQIPRASASAVAFGMGLFSEKGDLGPGRNRAFAVTSENRASDTKLRFFECCQNYKSYRKAKEPAVDKLKEPVLNKITASVVKRHGLSFTKQDVSSLWFLCKQEASLLNVTNQSCELFTPSEVALLEWADDLEVFILKGYGNSLNYKMGVPLLEDVLHSMEEAIKAREENLPAGSYEKARLRFAHAETIVPFSCLLGLFLDASEFEKIQKEKPLELPPQPPKTRDFKGSTMAPFGGNNMLVLYSCPAASSPKYFVQVLHNEHPIAVPGCDGKDFCPLEDFKAKVVTPHLKHAFNNLCNANLDDPKQNHPSV from the exons ATGGCGATGAAGACAGTTTGGCTGATCATTCTGGTGTGTTGTTTCTTCGTTGTTTCACAGGCAGATCAAGCTTTTGATGTTCGTCACCACTTATCCACTGTCACCAG ATACTCTGTTTCAAAAGATGTCACACAAAATTTGATTGAAGGGTCAAATGTCCCTAGTGAGTGTACACCTATCCACCTCAACCTTGTG GCTAGGCATGGGACTCGTTCTCCTACTAAGAAAAGGTTGAGGGAACTGGAGAATTTAGCTGGTAGGTTAAAGGAACTTGTAAGGAACTTGCCTTCAGATAAAGTTCCTGGATGGTTAGGGAAGTGGGTTTCTCCTTGGAAGGGGAAAGTGAAAGGCGGGGAGCTGATCAGGCAAGGCGAGGAGGAGTTGTACCAGCTTGGAATCAGGGTTAGGGAACGGTTCCCTACTTTGTTCGAAGAGGATTATCACCCTGATGTCTATACCATAAGAGCTACGCAG ATTCCTCGGGCGTCTGCAAGTGCGGTGGCGTTTGGAATGGGGTTGTTCAGTGAGAAAGGAGACTTGGGACCGGGGCGTAATAGAGCGTTTGCTGTCACTAGTGAGAACCGTGCTAGTGATACCAAGCTGAGGTTTTTTGAGTGTTGTCAAAACTACAAG AGCTATAGAAAAGCTAAAGAGCCTGCTGTGGATAAGCTCAAGGAACCTGTTCTGAATAAGATTACAGCTTCCGTTGTTAAGAGACATGGTTTGAGTTTCACCAAACAGGACGTTTCTTCTCTCTGGTTTCTGTGCAAGCAG gaAGCTTCATTGCTTAATGTAACTAATCAAAGCTGTGAACTTTTCACTCCATCTGAG GTTGCTTTGCTGGAATGGGCAGATGACTTGGAAGTGTTTATTCTCAAAGGTTATGGAAATTCATTGAACTACAAAATGGGAGTTCCATTGCTCGAAGATGTTTTGCATTCCATGGAAGAAGCTATCAAGGCCCGTGAAG AAAATCTCCCAGCTGGAAGTTACGAGAAAGCAAGACTTAGGTTTGCACATGCCGAAACAATAGTCCCCTTCTCTTGTCTTCTTGGACTTTTCCTTGATGCATCTG AGTTTGAGAAAATACAGAAGGAGAAACCATTGGAACTCCCTCCTCAGCCTCCTAAAACCAGGGACTTTAAAGGCAGCACCATGGCTCCTTTCGGTGGGAACAACATGCTTGTCCTCTACAGTTGTCCTGCAGCTTCCTCGCCTAAGTACTTCGTCCAGGTTCTGCACAACGAGCATCCTATTGCAGTTCCA GGTTGTGATGGAAAAGACTTCTGTCCTCTTGAAGATTTCAAG GCCAAAGTGGTGACCCCTCATCTCAAGCATGCTTTTAACAACCTTTGCAATGCTAATCTAGATGACCCTAAACAGAACCATCCATCAG TTTAA